From Pseudomonas sp. stari2, a single genomic window includes:
- the ung gene encoding uracil-DNA glycosylase, whose amino-acid sequence MTADDRIKLEPSWKEALRAEFDQPYMAELRNFLQQERAAGKEIYPPGPLIFNALNSTPLDKVKVVILGQDPYHGPGQAHGLCFSVQPGVPAPPSLVNIYKELKRDLNIDIPNHGYLQSWADQGVLMLNTTMTVERANANAHKDKGWQFFTDRIIEVVSQRQPHLVFMLWGSHAQSKQKLIDATKHLVLTSVHPSPLSAYRGFLGCGHFSRTNKFLEQNGEAPIEWRLPSVV is encoded by the coding sequence ATGACTGCTGACGACCGTATCAAACTCGAACCGAGCTGGAAGGAGGCACTGCGTGCCGAATTCGACCAGCCCTACATGGCAGAGTTGCGCAATTTTCTGCAGCAGGAGCGGGCGGCCGGCAAGGAAATCTATCCGCCGGGACCGCTGATTTTCAATGCGTTGAATTCCACCCCGCTGGACAAGGTGAAAGTGGTCATCCTCGGCCAGGACCCGTACCACGGCCCGGGCCAGGCCCACGGCTTGTGCTTCTCGGTGCAGCCGGGGGTACCGGCGCCGCCTTCGCTGGTCAACATCTATAAAGAGTTGAAGCGCGACCTCAACATCGACATCCCCAACCATGGCTATCTGCAGAGCTGGGCCGATCAGGGCGTGTTGATGCTCAACACCACCATGACCGTCGAGCGCGCTAACGCCAATGCGCACAAGGACAAGGGCTGGCAGTTTTTCACCGACCGGATCATCGAAGTGGTCAGCCAGCGGCAACCGCATCTGGTGTTCATGCTCTGGGGCTCCCATGCCCAGAGCAAACAGAAGCTGATCGACGCCACCAAGCATCTGGTACTGACTTCGGTGCACCCGTCGCCGCTGTCGGCCTATCGCGGCTTCCTCGGCTGTGGGCATTTCAGCCGCACCAACAAGTTCCTGGAGCAGAACGGCGAAGCGCCGATCGAGTGGCGTCTGCCGTCAGTGGTCTGA
- a CDS encoding AbrB family transcriptional regulator, with product MSDRLSLKAWWGTPLVGLLGGFIASQIGWPLPWMVGSLLAIILVRCLTPWQLTEIPGGRKCGQWIVGIGIGLHFTPLVMEQVLSHFGLIFFGALVTSLSAVVGVWLMRRTGEDRATAFFSSMPGGSGEMVNLGARNGAMLSHVAAGQSLRVLVVVLCVPAAFKYLLGDGAPISHAGSVDWRWLAILFPAGGLLAWLWQRLRQPNPWLFGPLLVSAAVSIGWDLHIGLPNGGSQIGQWLIGSGLGCHFNRQFFRRAPSFMGRTLIGTALTMLIATLAALGLSAMTHLDLRSLTLGMMPGGIAEMSLTAETLQLSVPLVTAMQVMRLLFVLFLAEPLFKYWNRHP from the coding sequence ATGTCTGATCGGCTCTCCCTTAAAGCGTGGTGGGGAACCCCGCTGGTCGGTCTGCTTGGCGGTTTCATCGCCAGCCAGATCGGCTGGCCGCTGCCGTGGATGGTCGGCTCGTTACTGGCGATCATCCTGGTGCGCTGCCTGACTCCGTGGCAACTCACCGAAATCCCTGGCGGCCGCAAGTGCGGCCAGTGGATCGTCGGGATCGGCATCGGCCTGCACTTCACCCCGCTGGTGATGGAGCAGGTACTGAGCCACTTCGGCCTGATCTTCTTCGGCGCGCTGGTCACCAGCCTGTCAGCGGTGGTCGGCGTGTGGCTGATGCGCCGCACCGGTGAGGATCGCGCCACGGCATTCTTCTCCAGCATGCCCGGTGGCTCCGGCGAGATGGTCAACCTCGGCGCACGCAACGGCGCGATGCTCAGCCATGTCGCGGCCGGGCAAAGTCTGCGGGTGCTGGTGGTGGTGCTGTGTGTGCCGGCGGCCTTCAAATATTTGCTGGGCGATGGTGCCCCGATTTCTCACGCCGGCAGCGTCGATTGGCGCTGGCTGGCGATTCTTTTTCCGGCGGGCGGTTTGCTCGCGTGGCTCTGGCAACGTCTGCGCCAGCCCAATCCGTGGCTGTTCGGGCCGTTGCTGGTCAGCGCGGCGGTGAGCATCGGCTGGGATCTGCACATCGGCCTGCCCAATGGTGGCAGTCAGATTGGTCAGTGGCTGATCGGCAGCGGATTGGGCTGTCACTTCAACCGGCAGTTCTTCCGCCGAGCGCCGTCGTTCATGGGGCGCACGTTGATCGGTACGGCGCTGACCATGTTGATAGCGACACTGGCGGCGTTGGGACTGAGTGCAATGACGCATCTGGATCTGCGATCACTGACCCTTGGCATGATGCCCGGCGGCATTGCGGAGATGAGCCTGACGGCGGAAACCTTGCAACTGTCGGTACCGCTGGTAACGGCGATGCAGGTGATGCGGCTGTTGTTCGTGTTGTTTCTGGCGGAACCGTTGTTCAAATACTGGAACCGCCATCCTTGA
- a CDS encoding tripartite tricarboxylate transporter permease, producing MDTLGYLGQGFGVALSPYNLVTALTGTLIGTVVGLLPGLGPINGVALLIPIAFALGLPPESALILLAAVYLGCEYGGRISSILLNIPGEASTVMTTLDGYPMARQGLAGVALSLSAWSSFIGAFIATCGMVLFAPLLAKWAIAFGPAEYFVLMVFAIVCLGGMAGDRPLKTFIAALIGLFLSSVGIDANSGVYRFTGDNIHLTDGIQFVVLVLGLFSISEILLLLEKTHRGQEAVKATGRMMFNFKEAASVFVVNIRCGLLGFIMGVLPGAGATLASAVAYMTEKRIAGASGKFGQGDARGLAAPETAIGASACGALVPMLTLGVPGSGTTAVMIGALSLYNITPGPLLFQQQPDIVWGLIASLFIANIMLVILNIPMIRIFTRILAVPNWALVPVIAIITGIGVYAVHATTFDLFLMVGIGIFGYILRKLDFPLSPVLLGFILGGLMEQNLRRALSISNGALEILWSSPITFGVWVLTAIMLLMPLLRIWRKRSAAQRAIADV from the coding sequence ATGGATACGCTCGGATATTTGGGACAGGGCTTCGGCGTCGCGCTGAGCCCTTACAACCTGGTCACGGCGCTGACCGGTACGCTGATCGGCACCGTGGTCGGCCTGTTGCCGGGCCTGGGCCCGATCAATGGTGTGGCGTTGCTGATTCCCATCGCCTTCGCCCTCGGCTTGCCGCCGGAGTCGGCGCTGATCCTGCTGGCAGCGGTGTACCTGGGTTGCGAATACGGCGGCCGGATCAGCTCGATCCTGCTGAACATTCCCGGCGAAGCCTCCACCGTGATGACCACCCTCGACGGCTACCCTATGGCCCGCCAGGGTCTGGCCGGGGTCGCGCTGTCGCTGTCGGCGTGGAGCTCGTTCATCGGTGCGTTCATCGCCACCTGCGGCATGGTGTTGTTCGCGCCGCTGCTGGCGAAATGGGCGATTGCCTTCGGGCCGGCGGAATATTTCGTACTGATGGTGTTCGCGATTGTCTGCCTCGGCGGCATGGCCGGTGACCGACCGCTGAAGACGTTCATTGCGGCGTTGATCGGTCTGTTCCTGTCCAGTGTCGGCATCGACGCCAACAGCGGCGTGTACCGTTTTACCGGCGACAACATTCACCTGACCGACGGCATTCAGTTCGTGGTGCTGGTGCTGGGCCTGTTCTCGATCAGCGAAATCCTTCTGCTGCTGGAGAAAACCCATCGCGGCCAGGAAGCGGTGAAAGCCACCGGGCGGATGATGTTCAACTTCAAGGAAGCGGCGTCGGTGTTCGTGGTGAACATCCGTTGCGGCCTGCTCGGTTTCATCATGGGCGTATTGCCTGGCGCCGGCGCGACCCTGGCCAGTGCCGTGGCCTACATGACCGAGAAACGCATCGCCGGAGCCAGCGGCAAGTTCGGTCAGGGCGACGCGCGCGGCCTCGCTGCGCCAGAAACGGCTATCGGTGCCTCCGCCTGCGGCGCGCTGGTGCCGATGCTGACCCTCGGTGTTCCGGGTTCGGGTACCACGGCGGTAATGATCGGCGCGCTGTCGCTGTACAACATCACCCCGGGCCCACTGCTGTTCCAGCAACAACCGGACATCGTCTGGGGCCTGATCGCCTCGCTGTTCATCGCCAACATCATGCTGGTGATCCTGAACATCCCGATGATCCGCATCTTCACCCGCATCCTCGCCGTGCCGAACTGGGCGCTGGTGCCGGTGATCGCGATCATTACCGGGATCGGTGTGTACGCCGTGCATGCAACCACGTTCGACCTGTTCCTGATGGTCGGCATCGGCATCTTCGGCTACATCCTGCGCAAACTGGACTTCCCGCTGTCGCCGGTCCTGCTGGGGTTCATCCTCGGTGGTCTGATGGAGCAGAACCTGCGCCGGGCGCTGTCGATCTCCAACGGTGCGCTGGAGATTCTCTGGTCGAGCCCGATCACCTTCGGCGTCTGGGTGCTGACCGCGATCATGTTGCTGATGCCACTGCTGCGCATCTGGCGCAAACGCTCGGCCGCGCAACGCGCTATCGCCGATGTCTGA
- a CDS encoding tripartite tricarboxylate transporter TctB family protein has protein sequence MLIQRIFASVLLLACAGLALMAWPYQAAFSYEPVGPRAFPLLMLGLMSLALLYMVFRPAPIKHSEDEPPLDRETLTKIGICVLLLLVFAGLFEPLGFILSSCLIGIPMARLYGGRWLPSIVVTTLMAIGLYLLFDRLMDVPLPLGLLDVLEN, from the coding sequence ATGCTGATTCAACGCATTTTTGCCTCGGTGTTGCTGCTGGCCTGTGCCGGCCTGGCACTGATGGCGTGGCCTTATCAGGCTGCGTTTTCCTACGAGCCGGTCGGCCCGCGGGCGTTTCCCCTGCTGATGCTTGGCCTGATGAGCCTGGCGCTGCTGTACATGGTGTTTCGCCCGGCACCGATAAAACACAGTGAAGACGAGCCGCCGCTGGACCGCGAAACCCTGACCAAGATCGGCATCTGCGTGCTGTTGCTGCTGGTGTTCGCCGGTCTGTTCGAACCGCTGGGCTTCATCCTCAGCAGTTGCCTGATCGGCATCCCGATGGCGCGCCTGTACGGCGGCCGCTGGTTGCCCAGCATCGTGGTGACCACGCTGATGGCCATCGGTCTGTACCTGCTGTTCGACCGTCTGATGGACGTACCGCTGCCCCTCGGCCTGCTCGACGTTCTGGAGAACTGA
- a CDS encoding Bug family tripartite tricarboxylate transporter substrate binding protein: MNLSLRKVALAAGVMLFASQLMAEPKRPECIAPASPGGGFDLTCKLAQSALVNEKLLTKPMRVTYMPGGVGAVAYNAVVAQRPADAGTLVAWSSGSLLNLAQGKFGRFDETNVRWLAAVGTSYGAIAVKSDSPYKTLDDLVQALKKDPSAVVIGSGGTVGSQDWMQTALIAKAAGINPRDLRYVALEGGGEIATALLGGHIQVGSTDISDSMPHIQSGDMRLLAVFAENRLDEPEMKGIPTAREQGYDIVWPVVRGFYLGPKVSDEDYAWWKGAFDKLLASEEFAKLRDQRELFPFAMTGPELDTYVKKQVADYKVLAKEFGLIQ; encoded by the coding sequence ATGAACTTATCACTGCGTAAAGTCGCTCTGGCCGCTGGCGTCATGCTGTTCGCCAGTCAACTGATGGCTGAACCGAAACGCCCGGAATGCATCGCCCCGGCCTCCCCCGGCGGCGGTTTCGACCTGACGTGCAAACTGGCGCAAAGCGCGCTGGTCAACGAAAAGCTGCTGACCAAACCGATGCGCGTGACCTACATGCCCGGCGGCGTCGGCGCGGTGGCGTACAACGCCGTCGTGGCGCAGCGCCCGGCGGACGCCGGTACGCTGGTGGCCTGGTCCAGCGGTTCGCTGCTGAACCTGGCGCAAGGCAAGTTCGGTCGTTTCGATGAAACCAACGTGCGCTGGCTGGCGGCGGTCGGCACCAGCTACGGTGCCATCGCAGTGAAAAGCGACTCGCCCTACAAAACCCTTGATGATCTCGTTCAGGCACTGAAGAAAGATCCGAGTGCCGTGGTCATCGGTTCCGGCGGCACCGTCGGCAGCCAGGACTGGATGCAGACCGCACTGATCGCCAAAGCCGCCGGGATCAACCCGCGCGACCTGCGTTACGTCGCCCTCGAAGGTGGCGGCGAGATCGCCACCGCCCTGCTCGGCGGCCACATCCAGGTCGGCAGCACCGACATCTCCGACTCCATGCCGCACATCCAGAGCGGCGACATGCGCCTGCTGGCCGTGTTCGCTGAAAACCGCCTCGACGAGCCGGAAATGAAAGGCATCCCGACCGCTCGCGAGCAAGGCTACGACATTGTCTGGCCGGTGGTTCGCGGCTTCTACCTCGGGCCGAAAGTCAGCGATGAAGACTACGCCTGGTGGAAAGGTGCCTTCGACAAACTGCTGGCTTCCGAAGAGTTCGCCAAGCTGCGTGATCAGCGTGAACTGTTCCCGTTCGCCATGACCGGCCCGGAGCTGGACACCTACGTGAAGAAGCAAGTCGCGGATTACAAAGTGCTGGCCAAAGAGTTCGGCCTGATCCAGTGA
- a CDS encoding OprD family porin yields MPSLQTKAHTPVRPSRFSHTALASAAALAGFAPMSYADFIEDSSATFETRNMYFNRDFRDGTSAQQSKRDEWAQGFMLNLQSGYTDGTVGFGVDALGMLGVKLDSSPDRTGTGLLPTHDDGRAADEYSKVGLTGKMKISATELKIGSLIPELPILKPNDGRILPQTFEGGLLTSKEIKNLTFTGGRLEKAKDRDSTDFEDIALNNKNGRFAGTVAGKHFDFAGVDYKFTDKITGSYHFAQLDDVYNQHFFGLVASRPMGPGTFATDLRFAVSDDQGAARGGKIDNRSLNGLVSYALSGHKFTAGYQHMSGDSAFPYVDGSDPFLVNFVQINDFAGAEERSWQARYDFDFARLGIPGLSFMSRYLSGDNIKLKNGDEGKEWERNTEIKYVVQSGALKDVAVRLRNATYRSNYSARDADEVRLLVSYSVALW; encoded by the coding sequence ATGCCGTCCTTGCAGACCAAGGCTCATACGCCTGTTCGTCCTTCCCGTTTCAGCCACACCGCCCTTGCCAGTGCCGCCGCCCTCGCCGGTTTCGCACCGATGAGCTACGCCGATTTCATCGAAGACAGTTCTGCCACCTTCGAAACCCGCAACATGTATTTCAACCGCGACTTCCGCGACGGCACCAGTGCCCAACAGTCCAAGCGCGACGAGTGGGCCCAGGGGTTCATGCTCAATCTGCAATCGGGTTATACCGACGGCACCGTGGGGTTTGGTGTCGACGCGTTGGGCATGCTGGGGGTCAAGCTCGATTCGAGCCCGGACCGTACCGGCACCGGCCTGCTGCCGACCCATGATGACGGGCGCGCAGCGGACGAATATTCCAAGGTCGGCCTGACCGGCAAAATGAAGATTTCCGCCACCGAACTGAAAATCGGCAGCCTGATTCCGGAACTGCCGATCCTCAAGCCGAACGACGGGCGCATCCTGCCGCAGACGTTCGAAGGTGGTTTGCTGACCTCCAAAGAGATCAAGAACCTGACCTTCACCGGCGGGCGCCTGGAAAAAGCCAAGGACCGCGACAGCACCGATTTCGAGGACATTGCCCTCAACAACAAGAACGGCCGTTTCGCCGGCACCGTCGCCGGCAAGCACTTCGATTTTGCAGGCGTGGACTACAAGTTCACCGACAAGATCACCGGCAGTTACCACTTCGCCCAACTCGACGACGTCTACAACCAGCACTTCTTCGGACTGGTCGCCTCGCGGCCGATGGGTCCGGGCACCTTCGCCACCGACCTGCGTTTCGCCGTCAGTGACGATCAAGGTGCAGCCCGTGGCGGCAAGATCGACAACCGCTCGCTCAACGGTCTGGTCAGTTATGCCCTGAGCGGCCACAAGTTCACCGCCGGTTATCAGCACATGTCCGGCGACAGCGCGTTCCCGTATGTCGATGGCAGCGACCCGTTCCTGGTCAACTTCGTGCAGATCAACGACTTCGCCGGCGCAGAAGAACGCTCGTGGCAGGCCCGTTACGACTTCGACTTCGCCAGACTCGGCATCCCCGGTCTGAGCTTCATGAGTCGCTACTTGAGCGGTGACAACATCAAGCTCAAGAACGGTGACGAAGGCAAAGAGTGGGAGCGCAACACCGAGATCAAATATGTAGTACAAAGCGGCGCCCTGAAGGACGTTGCCGTGCGTTTGCGTAATGCCACTTACCGTTCCAACTACTCCGCTCGCGATGCCGATGAAGTGCGTCTGCTGGTGAGCTACAGCGTTGCCCTTTGGTAA
- a CDS encoding response regulator gives MRVLLVEDHLPLAESVAQALKSTGLTVDVLHDGVAADLALGSEEYAMAILDVGLPRMDGFEVLARLRARGKNLPVLMLTARSDVRDRVHGLNLGADDYLAKPFELTELEARVKALLRRSVLGGERQQRCGVLAYDLDTRRFTLGEELLTLTSREQAVLEALIARPGRVMSKEQLASQVFGLDEEASPDAIEIYVHRLRKKLDGQPVAIVTFRGLGYLLESRDA, from the coding sequence ATGCGTGTTCTGCTCGTCGAAGACCATTTGCCACTGGCCGAAAGTGTCGCCCAGGCGCTTAAGAGCACCGGTCTGACCGTGGACGTGTTGCACGACGGCGTGGCCGCTGACCTGGCCTTGGGCAGCGAGGAGTACGCGATGGCGATTCTCGATGTCGGCCTGCCGCGCATGGACGGATTTGAAGTGCTGGCACGCCTGCGGGCCCGGGGCAAGAACCTGCCGGTGTTGATGCTGACAGCTCGCAGCGACGTCAGGGATCGAGTTCATGGGCTCAATCTCGGGGCCGACGATTATCTGGCCAAACCGTTCGAACTGACCGAGCTTGAGGCTCGGGTCAAAGCCCTGTTACGTCGCAGTGTACTCGGCGGCGAACGTCAGCAGCGTTGTGGTGTACTGGCCTACGATCTGGATACTCGACGCTTCACCCTCGGCGAAGAACTGCTGACGTTGACGTCCCGCGAGCAAGCGGTGCTTGAGGCTTTGATTGCGCGTCCGGGCCGGGTGATGAGCAAGGAGCAACTGGCGTCGCAAGTGTTCGGCCTCGACGAGGAGGCCAGTCCCGACGCCATCGAAATTTACGTGCATCGTCTGCGCAAGAAGCTCGACGGCCAACCGGTGGCCATTGTGACCTTCCGTGGCCTTGGCTACCTGCTGGAAAGCCGTGATGCATAA
- a CDS encoding sensor histidine kinase gives MHKPSSLRWRLLWNLALLLVVLMLASGLSAYWNGREAADTAYDRTLLASARTIAAGLSQRDGSLSADVPYVALDTFAYDSAGRIYYQVNDIHQKLISGYENLPGPPPGTPRTDSYPALARFYNATYQGQNVRVVSLLKAVTEPNMNGMAEIRVAETDEARVSMARSLAADTLLRLGMLAIGALLLVWFAVSAALRPIERLRTAVEERQPDDLRPLPLVEVQHELWPLVRALNHFTERLRGQFERQAQFIADAAHELRTPLAALKARLELGLRSSEPQTWRDTLESSAQSTDRLTHLANQLLSLARVENGARAIAEGGAQLLDLSQLARELGMAMAPLAHARGVALALEADEPVWLRGEPTLLNELLSNLVDNALAHTPSGGNVILRVKSPAVLEVEDDGPGIPQDERDRVFERFYRRNQQVAGSGLGLAIVGEICRAHLAQITLHDGEQAGLKVRVSFIAG, from the coding sequence ATGCATAAGCCCAGCAGCCTGCGCTGGCGGTTACTGTGGAACCTCGCGCTGTTGCTGGTGGTGTTGATGCTGGCCAGCGGCCTGAGCGCTTACTGGAACGGTCGCGAAGCTGCCGACACCGCTTATGACCGCACCTTGCTGGCGTCGGCGAGGACCATCGCCGCCGGCCTTTCGCAACGAGATGGCAGTCTCAGTGCCGACGTGCCTTATGTGGCCCTCGACACCTTCGCCTATGACAGCGCAGGGCGCATCTATTATCAGGTCAACGACATCCATCAGAAGCTGATTTCCGGCTATGAAAACCTGCCGGGCCCACCGCCTGGGACACCAAGAACCGACAGCTACCCGGCGCTCGCGCGTTTCTATAACGCCACGTATCAGGGCCAGAACGTGCGCGTCGTCAGTCTGTTGAAAGCCGTGACCGAACCGAACATGAACGGCATGGCGGAAATTCGCGTTGCCGAGACTGACGAGGCGCGCGTCAGCATGGCCCGCAGTCTGGCGGCCGACACTTTGTTGCGACTGGGCATGCTGGCAATCGGCGCATTGCTGCTGGTGTGGTTTGCCGTCAGCGCGGCGCTGCGCCCGATCGAGCGTTTGCGCACGGCAGTGGAGGAGCGTCAGCCCGACGATCTGCGGCCCTTGCCGCTGGTGGAAGTGCAGCACGAATTGTGGCCGCTGGTGCGGGCGCTCAATCACTTCACCGAGCGCCTGCGCGGGCAGTTCGAGCGGCAGGCGCAATTCATCGCCGATGCGGCCCACGAACTGCGCACACCGCTGGCGGCGCTCAAGGCGCGACTTGAGTTAGGGCTGCGCTCAAGCGAGCCGCAGACCTGGCGCGACACATTGGAATCATCGGCCCAAAGCACGGATCGGCTGACCCATCTGGCCAACCAGTTGCTGTCGCTGGCCCGGGTGGAAAACGGCGCCCGGGCGATTGCCGAGGGCGGCGCGCAGTTGCTTGATCTGAGCCAATTGGCCCGTGAGCTGGGCATGGCCATGGCGCCGCTGGCTCATGCGCGCGGCGTGGCGTTGGCACTGGAAGCGGACGAACCGGTCTGGCTGCGCGGCGAGCCGACATTGCTCAACGAACTGCTGAGCAATCTGGTGGACAACGCGCTGGCGCACACGCCGTCGGGGGGCAACGTGATATTGCGAGTGAAGTCGCCGGCGGTGCTGGAGGTTGAAGACGACGGCCCGGGCATTCCGCAGGATGAGCGTGACCGGGTGTTCGAGCGTTTCTACCGGCGCAATCAGCAAGTCGCCGGTTCCGGGCTGGGGCTGGCGATTGTCGGGGAAATCTGTCGCGCGCATCTGGCGCAGATCACGCTGCATGATGGCGAGCAGGCGGGGTTGAAGGTGCGGGTCAGCTTTATTGCCGGCTGA
- a CDS encoding HDOD domain-containing protein, giving the protein MSDLADKVQQDLVEAIDNDDLVLPTLPEVALQIRKAAEDPDISVSDLSKVIGRDTALSARLIKVVNSPLLRATQEVTDLHTAITRLGVNYSSNLAIGLVMEQIFHARSEVVEQKMREVWRKSLEIAGVSYALCRRYTQLKPDQAALGGLVHQIGVLPILTYAEDHYELLSDPVSLNHVIDHIHPLLGDKLLRVWEFPERLVELPGLYEDLKRDSLQIDYVDLVQVASLYCHKDTDHPLARIDPFSVPAFRKLGIDPDNKVLCADLEESRSMFY; this is encoded by the coding sequence ATGAGTGATCTGGCGGATAAGGTCCAACAGGATTTGGTTGAGGCCATCGATAACGATGACCTGGTTCTGCCAACGTTACCGGAAGTGGCCCTGCAGATTCGCAAGGCCGCCGAAGACCCGGACATAAGCGTCAGCGACCTGAGCAAAGTGATCGGCCGCGACACGGCGCTCTCGGCGCGCCTGATCAAAGTGGTCAACAGCCCGCTGCTGCGTGCGACCCAGGAAGTCACCGACCTGCACACGGCGATCACCCGTCTGGGCGTCAACTACAGCAGCAACCTGGCGATCGGTCTGGTAATGGAGCAAATCTTCCACGCCCGCTCTGAAGTGGTCGAACAGAAAATGCGCGAAGTCTGGCGCAAGAGCCTGGAAATCGCCGGTGTCAGCTACGCACTGTGCCGCCGTTATACCCAGCTCAAGCCCGACCAGGCCGCGCTGGGCGGGTTGGTGCACCAGATCGGTGTGCTGCCGATCCTGACCTACGCCGAAGACCACTACGAATTGCTGTCCGACCCGGTCAGCCTCAACCACGTGATCGACCACATTCATCCGCTGCTGGGCGACAAGTTGCTGCGGGTCTGGGAGTTCCCCGAGCGGCTGGTGGAGTTGCCGGGGCTGTATGAGGACTTGAAGCGCGATTCGTTGCAGATCGATTACGTGGATCTGGTACAAGTGGCCAGCCTGTATTGCCATAAGGACACCGACCATCCCCTAGCCCGCATCGACCCTTTCAGCGTGCCAGCCTTCCGCAAACTGGGGATCGATCCGGACAACAAAGTGCTGTGTGCCGACCTGGAAGAGTCGCGGTCGATGTTTTACTGA
- a CDS encoding folate-binding protein YgfZ, giving the protein MADSAFFCTLTHEGVLAVRGADAGKFLQGQLTCNINYLSDDRASLGARCTQKGRMQSSFRIVLEGDGVLLAMAGELLEPQLADLKKYAVFSKSKLTDESASWVRFGLEHGDAALSSLGLELPADTDSVVRHEGLIAIRVSPDRAELWAPADQADAIKGKLSAQLTEAKLNQWLLGQIRAGIGQVMPSTRELFIPQMLNLQAVGGVSFKKGCYTGQEIVARMQYLGKLKRRLYRVQLDASELPEPGTPLFAPSHGSSIGEVVLAARAEKNIELLAVLQAEAAEAGDLHLGTTEGPALHLLDLPYELDRDREIQR; this is encoded by the coding sequence ATGGCCGATTCTGCTTTTTTCTGCACCCTGACTCATGAAGGCGTTCTCGCGGTTCGCGGCGCGGATGCCGGCAAATTCCTGCAAGGCCAGTTGACCTGCAATATCAATTACCTGAGTGACGACCGGGCCAGCCTCGGCGCCCGCTGCACGCAGAAGGGCCGCATGCAGTCGAGTTTCCGCATTGTGCTCGAGGGCGACGGCGTGCTGCTGGCGATGGCCGGCGAGTTGCTGGAGCCGCAACTGGCGGATCTGAAAAAGTACGCGGTGTTTTCCAAATCGAAACTGACCGACGAAAGTGCCTCATGGGTGCGTTTCGGTCTGGAGCATGGGGATGCAGCCCTGAGTAGCCTGGGTCTGGAACTGCCGGCGGACACTGACAGCGTGGTTCGCCACGAAGGGCTGATCGCGATTCGCGTCTCCCCCGACCGCGCCGAACTCTGGGCGCCAGCCGATCAAGCCGATGCCATCAAAGGCAAGCTGTCTGCGCAATTGACCGAAGCCAAACTCAATCAATGGCTGCTGGGCCAGATCCGTGCCGGTATCGGCCAGGTCATGCCGAGCACCCGCGAACTGTTCATTCCGCAGATGCTCAATCTGCAAGCCGTCGGCGGCGTTAGTTTCAAGAAAGGCTGCTACACCGGCCAGGAAATCGTCGCGCGCATGCAGTACCTGGGCAAACTCAAACGTCGCCTGTACCGCGTACAACTGGACGCAAGCGAACTGCCGGAGCCGGGCACCCCGCTGTTCGCCCCGAGCCACGGCAGCTCCATCGGCGAAGTGGTGCTGGCCGCCCGCGCCGAGAAAAATATTGAACTGCTGGCGGTGTTGCAGGCCGAAGCTGCCGAGGCAGGCGATTTGCATCTGGGCACGACCGAAGGCCCGGCGCTGCACTTGCTCGACCTGCCTTACGAACTGGATCGCGACCGCGAAATCCAGCGTTGA
- a CDS encoding succinate dehydrogenase assembly factor 2, whose amino-acid sequence MVEQVELNRLFWHSRRGMLELDVLLVPFVKEVYSNLNEVDRALYVRLLECEDQDMFGWFMERSESEDPELQRMVRMILDRVQPK is encoded by the coding sequence ATGGTCGAACAAGTTGAACTGAATCGCCTCTTTTGGCACAGCCGCCGCGGCATGCTCGAGCTTGACGTGTTGCTGGTGCCGTTCGTGAAAGAGGTCTACTCGAATCTGAACGAGGTGGACCGCGCGCTGTATGTCCGCCTGCTGGAATGCGAGGATCAGGACATGTTCGGCTGGTTCATGGAACGCAGCGAGTCCGAAGATCCGGAGCTGCAACGCATGGTTCGCATGATTCTGGATCGTGTCCAGCCCAAGTAA
- a CDS encoding protein YgfX, whose protein sequence is MSSPSNTFECRWQASRQLLAAYLLAQALALCALFLFVIPFWVSLLGGVACLIHAAWVLPREILLSHPKAFCGLRRDGDGWQLWNQSDGWQPVQLRPDSLALPVIVVLRFRLRGEWRVRSICVPRDAQAADLHRRLRVRLKFSRRRWAAPK, encoded by the coding sequence GTGTCCAGCCCAAGTAACACGTTCGAATGCCGCTGGCAGGCCTCACGGCAATTGCTGGCGGCGTATCTCCTGGCCCAGGCGCTCGCCCTGTGCGCTTTGTTTCTGTTTGTCATCCCTTTCTGGGTCAGCCTGCTCGGTGGCGTTGCCTGCCTGATCCATGCGGCGTGGGTGTTGCCCCGCGAGATTCTGCTGAGTCATCCCAAGGCATTCTGCGGATTGCGCCGCGACGGCGATGGCTGGCAATTGTGGAATCAGTCCGATGGCTGGCAGCCGGTGCAGTTGCGCCCGGACAGTCTGGCGCTGCCAGTGATTGTGGTTTTGCGCTTTCGATTGCGTGGGGAGTGGCGGGTCAGGTCGATCTGCGTGCCCCGGGATGCGCAGGCGGCGGATCTGCACCGACGCCTGCGGGTACGCCTCAAGTTCAGCCGGCGTAGGTGGGCGGCACCAAAATAG